One segment of Brassica napus cultivar Da-Ae chromosome C3, Da-Ae, whole genome shotgun sequence DNA contains the following:
- the LOC106377188 gene encoding putative phospholipid:diacylglycerol acyltransferase 2: MAAIANRVKPKSWVTEPKKFRRIIAFGKRSSELPSSQLSSFDIKELSRVDSSSNDSTSCGEFRSEYSEMSRESILKLAENTAYTATTVLDLFRFIAPKMMRRAEAHFCHGIAEDLDDPKYGHYKYWSNPLETKLPDAPEMEMHCLYGVGIPTERSYVYKLSSISGKCKSSIPFRIDRSMDGDNSCLKGGARFADGEESVPVISAGFMCAKGWRGKTRFYPAGMETFVRE, from the exons ATGGCAGCCATCGCTAACCGTGTGAAACCCAAGTCTTGGGTTACAGAACCAAAAAAGTTCAGAAGAATTATAGCTTTTGGAAAACGGTCGTCTGAACTACCATCCTCACAACTCTCTTCTTTTGACATCAAg GAACTTTCAAGAGTAGACAGCAGTTCAAATGACAGCACATCGTGCGGAGAGTTTCGGTCTGAGTACAGTGAAATGAGCAGAGAAAGCATACTAAAACTAGCAGAAAACACAGCTTACACAGCCACAACCGTTCTTGATCTCTTCCGGTTTATAGCCCCTAAGATGATGAGACGAGCAGAAGCTCATTTCTGTCACGGCATTGCCGAAGATCTGGACGACCCTAAGTATGGACATTATAAGTACTGGTCTAATCCATTAGAGACCAA ATTACCTGACGCACCAGAGATGGAGATGCACTGTCTTTACGGAGTTGGGATTCCTACCGAGAGATCTTATGTTTACAAGCTCTCATCCATTTCCGGTAAATGTAAGAGCAGCATTCCATTCCGAATAGATAGGTCAATGGATGGAGACAATTCGTGTCTTAAAGGAGGAGCTCGATTTGCCGACGGAGAAGAGAGTGTACCGGTGATAAGTGCGGGGTTTATGTGCGCAAAGGGATGGAGAGGGAAAACACGGTTTTACCCAGCGGGGATGGAGACATTTGTGCGGGAATAG